A DNA window from Pristis pectinata isolate sPriPec2 chromosome 29, sPriPec2.1.pri, whole genome shotgun sequence contains the following coding sequences:
- the LOC127584426 gene encoding uncharacterized protein LOC127584426, which yields MEGILPGTLTKSVGQKTRGRRRPRKRSIHRFEGEQNIQSDAESETQKWNTGDPRLVPKKSNKFKCSLKSGQSPSLCESKDMAFEVKALKIQGVIVSRKVVNPQSQEGMSSIKIKSKPFSKEPSLERNSQQGIIGVQSLSEGQCAMETGHEYSERIHADDYNGVGSFLESGSNVLEGFNERQQQSEPSETEELTPVSASTVSEKSRVMISEPVTSDIAILEEKDVYISPPDVREVFRSRPRHRRSKLFNAANLPYVMQSEQFLKVNGHRIFDAGDENEEKDENLSRGEERKESYSCNMIAEPTSPNQRMFFDGVGESQETNNCEPFVFQLWPSLGAGKLKYI from the coding sequence ATGGAGGGGATCCTGCCTGGTACTCTTACCAAGTCAGTTGGGCAAAAAACGCGAGGACGCAGAAGACCAAGAAAGAGATCAATACACCGCTTTGAGGGGGAACAGAATATTCAATCAGATGCTGAAAGTGAAACTCAGAAATGGAATACTGGAGATCCTCGGCTTGTGCCCAAGAAATCAAACAAGTTTAAATGCAGTCTCAAAAGTGGTCAGTCACCCTCTCTGTGTGAAAGTAAAGACATGGCATTTGAAGTGAAAGCTTTGAAGATTCAAGGGGTGATAGTGTCACGAAAGGTAGTGAACCCACAGTCGCAAGAAGGAATGTCTTCAATAAAGATTAAAAGCAAACCTTTTTCTAAAGAACCTTCTCTGGAGAGAAATAGTCAACAAGGAATAATAGGTGTGCAAAGCCTATCTGAAGGACAGTGTGCAATGGAAACTGGACATGAATATTCTGAAAGAATTCATGCTGATGATTACAATGGTGTAGGTTCTtttctggaatctggatcaaatgTTCTTGAAGGTTTCAATGAAAGACAACAGCAAAGTGAGCCAAGTGAAACAGAGGAATTGACTCCTGTCAGTGCATCTACTGTATCTGAAAAGTCTCGAGTAATGATAAGTGAACCAGTGACAAGTGATATAGCTATTCTTGAGGAAAAAGATGTCTATATTTCACCTCCAGATGTTCGAGAGGTATTCCGAAGCAGACCCAGGCACAGACGAAGCAAGTTATTCAATGCAGCAAATTTGCCATATGTGATGCAATCAGAACAGTTCCTAAAGGTTAACGGACATCGTATCTTTGATGCAGGAGATGAAAACGAAGAGAAAGATGAGAACCTCTccagaggagaagaaagaaaagaGAGCTATTCATGTAACATGATTGCTGAACCTACTTCTCCCAATCAAAGAATGTTCTTTGATGGGGTAGGTGAATCCCAAGAAACAAATAATTGTGAGCCCTTTGTTTTTCAGCTTTGGCCATCCTTGGGAGCAGGTAAACTCAAATATATTTGA